Part of the Methanobacterium spitsbergense genome, CCATGGTGTTGATCATCAGTATTGTGCCTGCATTTGCATTGAATCAAACAGCAAATAACACTACAGCTCAAGTTCAGAATCAGACAGGTACATGTGATCAAACTAAAGCACATACCCAAGACAAAAATCAGACATGTCAAAAAGATGGCACAGCATGTACAAACGGTGTATCCTGTGACGGAGACCAGCACAAGTACCAAAATGGACAAGATAATGCCAAAACAGGTACAGATACCAGTACACAGCACAAGTACCAGTATGGTTTAGAAAATACAGTTAAACCAAGTATTAGTAACCAGTACAAATATCAGAACGGTCAGAAAAACTGAACCTCCGATATAACCCTGGTGAAAACACCTAATATACGAAATAAAGCTTTAAATAGGGAATTAATCCCTATTTAAACTATTTTTAACATAATCTCCTTATCAATTAAACATCTTCTTAATAAATGAAGTTATGAAGTTTAAATGATAATTTAAAATATTTATGGGAGTTTTTTCCTTGATAATAACCTAATATTCTTTTAAAATTTAGTATCAATATTTTTTTTATTTCGAATATTAATTAATAATTTTCAATGTATCATGGATTGTCCTAAACAAAACATTTATATAGAATTTCCACAACACTATATTATTACTTTGATATTTATCGAATTATAGAATTTTAATCATGGAGTAGTCAATGGAAACAAAAGAAATGGCCAAAATATTTAAAGCTCTATCAAACCCTAATAGATTAGAATTATATTTACAAATAGTTAAAAAGCATGAAACAAGTTATAAAACAAACTGTGAATGTTTAATAAGTGAAATTGCTGAATCATTTAATATAGGAGCACCTACAATTTCTCATCATCTTAAAGAATTAACCAACGCTGAATTAATTTTTACTGAAAGAAAAGGTAAATATTTAGTTGCCAGAGTTAATGAAGAAATAGTTAACGAAGTAAATGAACTTTTAAAGCTACAATAAAAATCTTAATTATTTATAATATTTATAATTCAAAAATTTGTAAAAAAAAGTAAACCATAATGAAAAAAAGTAAGCAGGTAAAAAAAAAATGGAAACTGCAGTAATTAACAAGCCAATATATCAGGGAAACACTAAAGAAATGGCTGTAATAGTGGCTAATTCTCTGGAAGCAGAATTGTTGGATTTAAAAGATTTTAATCCCTATGAAATGAAGGGATATGATATAATAGGATTAGATTCACAATTATATTGGTTTAAACCTCATAAGTTGTTAAGTAAATTTATTGAAGAGTTAGATAAGGTTGGAAACAAAAAAGTTTTTATATTATCAACAAGTTCATATCGGAAACACTTATTAGATGCTTAAATAAATTTTAGCCAATAGAATATTTGGAGATTTCAAAATTATGACAAATTTAAACAGTTCATTTAAAGAAAAACTTGATTTCAAGAGTTATAAATCTTCTGGAGATATAGAAGTACCTGAGAGGATTATAGATCAGATCATAGGTCAAGAAGAGGCAGTAGAAACAGTAATAAAAGCTGCAAAACAAAGGCGAAATGTTCTTTTAATAGGAGAACCGGGAATAGGTAAATCAATGCTAGCTAAGGGAATGGCAGAATTATTACCACCCGAAGAACTTCAGGATATACTAGTTTATCCTAACATGGAGGATAACAATAATCCCCTTATTGGTGCTATGCCTGCAGGTGAGGGTAAGAAAGTTGTAATGACTTACAGGGTTAAGGCAAAGTCTCAAGGAGAAAGGAAGAATATTTTAATGATGGCCATAATTGGAGCCATCATAGTAATTGGATTTTTATTACAACAGTACCTGGCAGCTATTATAGCTGCAGGAATAGTTCTACTTGTAATAATGCAGATGAAACCCAAAAATAATGTCATGGTTCCAAAACTCTTAGTGAACAACGATAGCAAAAACACAGCACCATTTGTTGACGCAACAGGTGCCCATGCAGGAGCACTCCTGGGTGATGTAAGGCATGACCCTTACCAGTCAGGTGGACTCGGAACTCCTGCCCATGAACGTGTAGAAGCAGGAATGATACATAAATCCAACAAGGGAGTACTGTATGTTGATGAAATAGGTAGCATGCAGATGAAAACCCAGCAAGAGCTATTAACAGCTATGCAGGAGAAAAAATACTCCATAACCGGACAAAGCGAATCAAGCAGTGGAGCAATGGTACGTTCAGACGAAGTGCCATGTGATTTTGTTCTTGTTGCGTCTGGAAATCTTCAGGTGCTTAAAGGAATGCATATAGCACTACGTTCAAGGATAAGAGGTTATGGTTACGAAGTGTTCATGAAAGATTCTATGGATGACAACTTGGAAAATAGGAACAAATTGGTTCAGTTCATAGCCCAAGAAGTTAAAAAAGATGGTAGAATACCACATTTCAGCAGAGAAGCGGTTGAAGAAATAATTCATGAAGCACAGAGAAGGTCCGGTAAAAAAGATGAATTAACTCTTAAATTGAGAGATCTTGGTGGTCTTGTAAGGGCTGCAGGTGACATAGCTACAGGTGAAGGTGCTGACAGTGTAACACTGGCACATGTTATAAGTGCCAAAAAACTTGCCAGAACACTGGAACAACAGATAGCAGACAGATACATAGATCAAAGAAAAACTTACAGTGTCTTCAAATCTGAGGGCAGCAAAGTTGGAATAGTGAATGGCCTAGCTATTATTGGGGACAGAAGCGGTATATTACTACCAATAGCTGCAGAAGCAGCTCCTGCTCAAAGTAAAGATGAAGGAAAGATAATTGCCACAGGTAAACTTGGAGAGATTGCTAAAGAAGCAGTTCAAAACGTCAGTGCATTGATTAAAAAGAACACAGGTACCGATATTTCAAATCACGACATTCACATACAATTCTTACAATCATACGAAGGGATTGAAGGTGACAGTGCAAGTGTATCTATTGCAACTGCAGTTATATCTGCCCTTGAAAACGTTCCAGTTGATCAGACAGTAGCATTAACCGGATCATTGAGTGTTAGAGGTGATGTTATGCCTGTTGGCGGTGTTACTGGAAAAATTGAAGCAGCAGCTGAGGCAGGTATGAAAAAGGTTATTATTCCTGAATCAAACATGGATGATGTTCTTATTGAGGAACGTTACAAAGATAAGATCGAAATTATTCCAGTTCGAAACATGAGCGATGTCCTGGAAAATGCACTTTTAGGAAGTGGCAAAGAAGGATTAGTCACAAAGATGAAAAAAATCACAGACAAAGTCCCAAAAGGCATTATTCCAAAACCAACTAAACCAACGATTCATTAATGAACTTAAAATCTTATATTAATATAAGATTTTTACTTATTTTTTTTGAAGTATTTCCATTGTTATTTTCAATTATTTTTAATATCAAAAATTATTCTGTTAATATTGATTTCTAACTATATTTTATAAATACGTTCCAATTTCAATTATTCTATAAAAAATAATAACTACATGAAATAACAAATTATAGAATACAAATATATTCTGTGTTAATCAGCTAATAAAAAACTGTGAAAAATCATATTAGGTGTTTTCATATGGAGAGAAATAGAAAAAGAGAACAAAAATCAGAGTATGTAGCTGCAATAATTTTTAACCTGATTTTTCTGTATATTGTAAATAATTTATTAAATTGGCATGTTTATTTTGTTTTAAATACTTTTAATGAAGTCCTATGGATTATAAATCTGTCAGTAATAGCTGCAATTATAGGAAATTTCATACTCCTTTTGTATAGTCCTGAAAGGTTTAAACATGTAATGAAAATAATTTTAAACATTTTTGCATTTATAGCAGTGTATTTTGTCTATACAGTATTCCCATTTAATTTTTA contains:
- a CDS encoding ArsR/SmtB family transcription factor; protein product: METKEMAKIFKALSNPNRLELYLQIVKKHETSYKTNCECLISEIAESFNIGAPTISHHLKELTNAELIFTERKGKYLVARVNEEIVNEVNELLKLQ
- the lonB gene encoding ATP-dependent protease LonB — its product is MTNLNSSFKEKLDFKSYKSSGDIEVPERIIDQIIGQEEAVETVIKAAKQRRNVLLIGEPGIGKSMLAKGMAELLPPEELQDILVYPNMEDNNNPLIGAMPAGEGKKVVMTYRVKAKSQGERKNILMMAIIGAIIVIGFLLQQYLAAIIAAGIVLLVIMQMKPKNNVMVPKLLVNNDSKNTAPFVDATGAHAGALLGDVRHDPYQSGGLGTPAHERVEAGMIHKSNKGVLYVDEIGSMQMKTQQELLTAMQEKKYSITGQSESSSGAMVRSDEVPCDFVLVASGNLQVLKGMHIALRSRIRGYGYEVFMKDSMDDNLENRNKLVQFIAQEVKKDGRIPHFSREAVEEIIHEAQRRSGKKDELTLKLRDLGGLVRAAGDIATGEGADSVTLAHVISAKKLARTLEQQIADRYIDQRKTYSVFKSEGSKVGIVNGLAIIGDRSGILLPIAAEAAPAQSKDEGKIIATGKLGEIAKEAVQNVSALIKKNTGTDISNHDIHIQFLQSYEGIEGDSASVSIATAVISALENVPVDQTVALTGSLSVRGDVMPVGGVTGKIEAAAEAGMKKVIIPESNMDDVLIEERYKDKIEIIPVRNMSDVLENALLGSGKEGLVTKMKKITDKVPKGIIPKPTKPTIH